From Nicotiana tabacum cultivar K326 chromosome 15, ASM71507v2, whole genome shotgun sequence, the proteins below share one genomic window:
- the LOC107784961 gene encoding protein ALWAYS EARLY 3-like isoform X3, with amino-acid sequence MKNSLRKRKASDMIGPHWSEEDLTHFYQAYRKYGKDWEKVAAAVKPRTAEMVEALYIMHMAYLSLPEGTASAVGLIALISDHYCYLLWPRCRTRFRNSSNGSRAWCRRNHTPSVLGWSYQRVDGRPAVIASGRMLQ; translated from the exons ATGAAGAATAGCTTGCGG AAGAGGAAGGCGTCTGACATGATTGGTCCCCATTGGAGTGAGGAAGACCTGACACACTTCTATCAAGCATACCGCAAGTATGGTAAAGATTGGGAAAAG GTTGCTGCTGCAGTGAAACCCCGAACTGCAGAAATGGTGGAAGCTCTCTACATAATGCATATG GCTTATTTATCGCTTCCAGAGGGGACTGCATCTGCGGTTGGGCTGATTGCCTTGATCTCTGATCACTACTGCTACTTG CTGTGGCCCAGATGCCGGACTCGATTCCGGAACTCAAGCAATGGGTCAAGGGCCTGGTGTCGCAGAAACCATACTCCGAGCGTGCTTGGATGGAgttatcaaagggtcgatgggaggcccgcagTCATA GCCTCGGGAAGGATGTTGCAATGA
- the LOC107784961 gene encoding protein ALWAYS EARLY 1-like isoform X2, which yields MKNSLRKRKASDMIGPHWSEEDLTHFYQAYRKYGKDWEKVAAAVKPRTAEMVEALYIMHMAYLSLPEGTASAVGLIALISDHYCYLLWPRCRTRFRNSSNGSRAWCRRNHTPSVLGWSYQRVDGRPAVIVSFFFRTVIVRASSRDYSHFFLCRPREGCCNEAPKC from the exons ATGAAGAATAGCTTGCGG AAGAGGAAGGCGTCTGACATGATTGGTCCCCATTGGAGTGAGGAAGACCTGACACACTTCTATCAAGCATACCGCAAGTATGGTAAAGATTGGGAAAAG GTTGCTGCTGCAGTGAAACCCCGAACTGCAGAAATGGTGGAAGCTCTCTACATAATGCATATG GCTTATTTATCGCTTCCAGAGGGGACTGCATCTGCGGTTGGGCTGATTGCCTTGATCTCTGATCACTACTGCTACTTG CTGTGGCCCAGATGCCGGACTCGATTCCGGAACTCAAGCAATGGGTCAAGGGCCTGGTGTCGCAGAAACCATACTCCGAGCGTGCTTGGATGGAgttatcaaagggtcgatgggaggcccgcagTCATAGTAAGTTTCTTTTTTAGAACGGTTATCGTTCGGGCTTCTTCTCGAGACTACTCCCATTTTTTCCTTTGTAGGCCTCGGGAAGGATGTTGCAATGAGGCCCCCAAGTGTTAA
- the LOC107784961 gene encoding protein ALWAYS EARLY 3-like isoform X4, with translation MKNSLRKRKASDMIGPHWSEEDLTHFYQAYRKYGKDWEKVAAAVKPRTAEMVEALYIMHMAYLSLPEGTASAVGLIALISDHYCYLDAVVSELRRIIDDVF, from the exons ATGAAGAATAGCTTGCGG AAGAGGAAGGCGTCTGACATGATTGGTCCCCATTGGAGTGAGGAAGACCTGACACACTTCTATCAAGCATACCGCAAGTATGGTAAAGATTGGGAAAAG GTTGCTGCTGCAGTGAAACCCCGAACTGCAGAAATGGTGGAAGCTCTCTACATAATGCATATG GCTTATTTATCGCTTCCAGAGGGGACTGCATCTGCGGTTGGGCTGATTGCCTTGATCTCTGATCACTACTGCTACTTG GACGCAGTTGTTTCAGAGTTGAGGCGCATAATTGATGATGTATTTTAA